The genome window TGCGCTCAATGGCAAGAAGCCAGAAGAGCGCCAGCGCCAGTACCAGCAGAGCAAAGGGGGAAAGACGGTCTGCCAGAGAGAGGATATCTCTGAGCGGCTGAGAAGGCTCCAGCACACGGGCAAGCCCGCTGGTCAGCGCCAGCAGGTTCCACAACCCGTGTAACCCCACCACCAGCAGATACATGAGCCCCAAACGCTCGTACCTGCGGGATTGCCAGGCTTGCGCCAGCGCGCCGCCCATCAGCGCGGCGGTGGTGATGTGCAGGGTGGTGGTGCCAATGCGCCCTACCGCCAGGGTCATCCAGGAAGTCGCATCCGCGCCGATGACCGAGAAAAGCGACTCCACCAGGGCAAAGCCCGCCCCGCACACCCCGCCCAGCCAGAAACCTTCGGCGGGGGTCAGGCGGTCGCCTGCCAACAGCCACACCGCCAGCGGCTTGAGGGCTTCTTCGATGAGCGGGACAAAGACGGTGAAAATCGCCGCTATGCCGAACAGCACCAGCGGTTGGCGCAGAATGGGGCGGTAAATGCGCAAAATCATCTCCGGGTCGCCCGCGGCATGAAGCAGACGAGAAGAGAGGTCCGCCAGATACTGCATCATCTCCGGGCGGGAGGAGAGGAAGGCAATGACGCCGATGAGCATCAAGACCATCAGCATCCCCTCTACCAGCAGGATGAGCGGGGTAACGAAAAACACGCCCACGTTCATCGCGCCCCAGAAACGCCCCGCCCGCACCGGCTGAGCCGGACGGGTGAGGTAAGCCACCAGCCACAGCGCCGGGATGACCACCACGGCAATCTGAAAGAAAGGCATGAACAGGCGCAGAACACCGTCGGCTTGCAGGACGCCCGCCCCCACCACGATGATGAGCGGCACCAGCAGGAGCGCCAGCGACGCCGAAACCAGGTTCAGGCGCAGAGGCGCGGGCTCTTTACCCCACAGGCGCAATCCTGCCGCCCACAGCGAGGGGAGAGCCACCAGCCCCAGCAGGAGAAATGCCCAGCCCAGCGCCAGCAACGGCTCAGCCGAAGTATGAAAGAGCGCACTGCCCGAAAAATATCCCAACGCGCCCATCCCTAACAACAGCAACCCGATGAGCCAGGCAGAGCCAAGCCCCAGCAGACTCAACAGGAGTTGGAACGCTACGCGGATGGGAAAGGCGGGCTGAGAGTCGTTCATGCGTTATTTCTCGGAGATGGTTACCTTGAGAATTTTGGTGCCGGGTTGCAGGGTCTGATCGCTGGCGGGATCGCGCGGGGTGAGGCTCTCCACCACGTCCATGCCCTCGATGACCTCGCCAAAGATGGTGTAGTTGCCGTTGAGGCTTTCCTGCGCGTCGTAGGTGATGAAGAACTGACTGCCGTTGGTATCGGCGCCGGAATTTGCCATGGCAACCAGACCCTTGCGGTCAAATTTGGCATCGGTATTTTCATTCTTAAACACGTAGCCCGGACCGCCGTACCCACTGCCGCTGGGATCGCCCGCCTGCGCCACAAAGCCGGGCAGGACGCGGTGGAAGGTCACGCCGTTGAAGAAGCCTTCGCGGGCAAGGAAGACGAAACTGTTCACCGCCAGCGGGGCTTTATCGGCATACAATTGAATGACAATTTTGCCCTTCTCGGTTTCCATGGTAGCGGTGTACTGTTTGGCGGTGTCGATAATCATCGGCGGGCAGGACGTGTACTGGCGCGCCTGCAGTTTGAACAGTTCCACCAGGCTGGAAAGCGTCTCCAGGTCCATGCGATCCTGATAAGGCAAGCCGTTCAGGAAGAGGAAGGGGGTGCCGGGCAAGCCGGTGTTCATGGCTTCGTCCAGATTCTTCTGGATGCGGGCTTTCACTTCCTCGCTGGCATAATCCTGTTTGAATTGGTCAACGTTCAACTTCAACTGCTCGGCAAGGGTGACGAAGTAATCCAGAGCATTTTCGGGGGTGTAGTTTGCCAGTTGGTCCTGCTGAGCAAAGATCAATTCGTGCATTTCCACGAATTTGCCCTGCTTGCCCGCCGCTTCGGCGGCTTGCGCCGCCACCCAGGAATTGGGATGCGAGGTCAGCGGGAAGTAGCGGAAGACCACGCGCACATCGTCAGGGTA of Anaerolinea thermophila UNI-1 contains these proteins:
- a CDS encoding PrsW family glutamic-type intramembrane protease, encoding MNDSQPAFPIRVAFQLLLSLLGLGSAWLIGLLLLGMGALGYFSGSALFHTSAEPLLALGWAFLLLGLVALPSLWAAGLRLWGKEPAPLRLNLVSASLALLLVPLIIVVGAGVLQADGVLRLFMPFFQIAVVVIPALWLVAYLTRPAQPVRAGRFWGAMNVGVFFVTPLILLVEGMLMVLMLIGVIAFLSSRPEMMQYLADLSSRLLHAAGDPEMILRIYRPILRQPLVLFGIAAIFTVFVPLIEEALKPLAVWLLAGDRLTPAEGFWLGGVCGAGFALVESLFSVIGADATSWMTLAVGRIGTTTLHITTAALMGGALAQAWQSRRYERLGLMYLLVVGLHGLWNLLALTSGLARVLEPSQPLRDILSLADRLSPFALLVLALALFWLLAIERTAVNRAGAVMPAPVLNDSVESKES
- a CDS encoding peptidylprolyl isomerase, with amino-acid sequence MLRKLLPLLAVMALLLGACQPQTAGGKVPISGTPMAGCEVSSVLPTPNPTLQALIPAPGKDDHILGKDTALVTIIEYSDYQCPYCAMLAPVLRQLVEKYPDDVRVVFRYFPLTSHPNSWVAAQAAEAAGKQGKFVEMHELIFAQQDQLANYTPENALDYFVTLAEQLKLNVDQFKQDYASEEVKARIQKNLDEAMNTGLPGTPFLFLNGLPYQDRMDLETLSSLVELFKLQARQYTSCPPMIIDTAKQYTATMETEKGKIVIQLYADKAPLAVNSFVFLAREGFFNGVTFHRVLPGFVAQAGDPSGSGYGGPGYVFKNENTDAKFDRKGLVAMANSGADTNGSQFFITYDAQESLNGNYTIFGEVIEGMDVVESLTPRDPASDQTLQPGTKILKVTISEK